CGAGAACGAGATCTCCGGCACCACCAACGTGGCGGACGTGGCGAAGTTCGCCTCGCGCAAGACCACGAAGATGATCGACGGCAAGCCGCTCACCGGGTGGTTCACCGAGGACTTCACCCTGGCGGAACTCAAGGAGCTGCGCGCGCGTGAGCGGATTCCCGCCGTGCGCCCGGGCAACACCCAGTACAACGATCAGTTCGAGATCCCCACGCTCACCGAGGTGATCGCGCTCGCCAAGGAGCTGTCGCAGAGTTCCGGCCGCACCATCCACATCTACCCGGAGACCAAGCACCCCACCTACTTCCAGTCCGTGAACCTGCCGCTGGAGGACAAGCTCATCGAGGCGCTACGCGCGGATGACTTCACCCGTAGCACCGCCACCGTCTACATCCAGTCCTTCGAGGTGGCCAACCTCAAGGCCATCCGCGCGAAGCTCGGCACCTCGCAGCCCAACTGGAAGCTCGTGCAGTTGATGGAGGAGGGGTCCTTGCAGCCCTATGACTTCGTCGTCGCCAAGGACGCGCGCACCTACGCCGACTTGATGACCGAGGCGGGCATGAAGGAGATCGCCACCTACGCGAACGGGGTCGGGCCCTACAAGCGCAGCATCATCGACGTGGACACCACGACGGGGGCCTTCCTGAAGCCCAGCAGCCTCGTGCGCAACGCCCACGCGGCCAACCTGACCGTGCACCCCTACACCTTCCGCCCGGAGAACAGCTTCCTGCCCGCTCCGCTCAAGGCCGAGGGGACGGACTCCACGCACAACGAGGCTGGCGCCATCAAGGAGATCCAGGCGTACCTCGATGCCGGCATCGATGGCTTCTTCACCGATGACCCCGCCGTGGGTCGCAAGGCGGTGGATTCGTACAAGCGCTAATTCCGCCAGGTGAGCGGGGACCCGCCCAGCAGCAGGGGGACGGCGAGCAGGCCTCCCCCCGCGCCGATCCACAGGGTGGGCACCATCCCGAGCACGCCCACCAGGGGGCCCGCCAGCAACGCCCCCAGGGACAGCAGCAGCCCGGTCACCACGTGGAAGGTCGCGTTGGCGCGGCCCAGCACCTCGGAGTCCATGACCCACTGCCGGAGGCTGAGCGCGTGAATCACGTACGCGCCGAGCAGGGCATCCCCGAGCAACTGCTGCAGGACGAGCAGGGGGATGCTCCACGCTCCCGCCTCCCTCGCGAGGGGAATCAGCAGGTTCGCGCCTTGTCCCACGAGCAGTGAGATGCCCATCGCGGGGCCGAGGCCCCGGCGCACCATGGGCCGCGCGATCAACGCCCCCACGAAGGAGCCCACCCCTCCCACGCCGATGATGACGCCCACGGTGGCGGGCGTCAGGCCCAGCGTCTCCAGCGTGAAGACCATGTAGAGCGCGAGGAAGAAGCCGCCGAAGAAGTACATGACGGCCTCCGCGATCAACACCGGACGGATCAGCGGATGGGCGAGGCAGGCGCGAAAGCCCGTCACGATGTCGCCGAGGACGCTCACGTGGGCCCCGGTGGCCGCCGCGGGTGGCTCGGGGGTGCGGATCCGGCCGAGCCACAGGGCCGACCAGACATACGACAGCGCGTCCACCCCGATCGCCACCGGCGCCGTCAGCCACTGCACCAGCACGCCCGCCAGTCCGGGCCCGGCCGCCTCCGCGACGGACTCCGAGGCCTCCAGGCGGGCATTGGCCTCCACCAGCAGCGCCTTGTCCACGAGCGTGGGCAGGTAGCTGTTGTCGGCGATCTGGAACAGCGTCGTGGCGGCTCCGACCGCTGCCGCCACGAGGTAGAGCTGGGGCATCGACAGGGTCCCGAACCTCGCGGCCAGGGGCAGGGTGAGGAGCAACAGGGCCCTGACGACATCCGCGCCGATGAGGAGCGGCCGTTTGGCGTTTCGATCGACGTGCCCGCCCATGAACAGGCCCACGAGCAGACCGGGCGCGACCCCGAGCGCCGAGAGGAGGGCGATCTCGGTGGGCGTCGCCTGGAGCGTGAGCAGGGCGAGAATGGGCAGGGCGGTGCGGGTGATGCGGCTGCCGAACGCGCTGACGATCTGCGCGCCCCAGAGCCGCAGGAAATCCGGGTGGCTCCAGAGCCCGCCGGAAGGCCACCCACGTGGAAGGACGCGCACGGTGTTCAACCTCGATAAAGGGGG
Above is a window of Cystobacter fuscus DNA encoding:
- a CDS encoding glycerophosphodiester phosphodiesterase; the protein is MHPHSASRSSSRFSRRLFAMMPLALAGALALTGCDDRTPALADKLLVVGHRGASALRPEHTLASYRKAVEDGADIIEPDLVSTQDGVLVARHENEISGTTNVADVAKFASRKTTKMIDGKPLTGWFTEDFTLAELKELRARERIPAVRPGNTQYNDQFEIPTLTEVIALAKELSQSSGRTIHIYPETKHPTYFQSVNLPLEDKLIEALRADDFTRSTATVYIQSFEVANLKAIRAKLGTSQPNWKLVQLMEEGSLQPYDFVVAKDARTYADLMTEAGMKEIATYANGVGPYKRSIIDVDTTTGAFLKPSSLVRNAHAANLTVHPYTFRPENSFLPAPLKAEGTDSTHNEAGAIKEIQAYLDAGIDGFFTDDPAVGRKAVDSYKR
- a CDS encoding MFS transporter — translated: MRVLPRGWPSGGLWSHPDFLRLWGAQIVSAFGSRITRTALPILALLTLQATPTEIALLSALGVAPGLLVGLFMGGHVDRNAKRPLLIGADVVRALLLLTLPLAARFGTLSMPQLYLVAAAVGAATTLFQIADNSYLPTLVDKALLVEANARLEASESVAEAAGPGLAGVLVQWLTAPVAIGVDALSYVWSALWLGRIRTPEPPAAATGAHVSVLGDIVTGFRACLAHPLIRPVLIAEAVMYFFGGFFLALYMVFTLETLGLTPATVGVIIGVGGVGSFVGALIARPMVRRGLGPAMGISLLVGQGANLLIPLAREAGAWSIPLLVLQQLLGDALLGAYVIHALSLRQWVMDSEVLGRANATFHVVTGLLLSLGALLAGPLVGVLGMVPTLWIGAGGGLLAVPLLLGGSPLTWRN